A part of Vibrio sp. B1FLJ16 genomic DNA contains:
- a CDS encoding YcjX family protein, giving the protein MKSITREVNDFISRGLDSNVRIAVTGLSRAGKTAFITSLVNQLLYTATHDNLPLLRAARDKRLIGAKREPQSNMMVPRFAYDEAISQLHATPPHWPVPTRDVSEIRLSLKYKPNKTTKKLLSKTAVLNVDIIDYPGEWLLDLPLLDMDFTTWSKTQLNALKGQRHELAKAWLAELESLNLNESVNEKQLESIAHTYTEYLHACKAAGLHWVQPGRFVLPGELAGAPVLQFFPCVLEDEAKPAKGSNLAMLEARFQEYQQKVVKAFYKHHFATFDRQIVLVDCLQPLNAGDEAFHDMRQALEQIMHSFRYGRSSFLRRLFSPKIDKVLFAATKADHVTPEQHPNLVSLLQQIVHPAWQTAAYENIEMSCMSIASIQATTPGFIASGDKTIPALQGTTLDGEPMTMFPGEVPKKLPSAAFWQSSGFDFTSFRPIPSANDEPMNHIRLDKALDYLIGDKLK; this is encoded by the coding sequence CTTTGGTTAACCAACTTCTCTACACCGCTACGCATGACAATTTACCCTTGCTCAGGGCTGCGAGAGATAAGCGCCTGATTGGTGCTAAGCGTGAGCCGCAGTCTAATATGATGGTCCCTCGTTTTGCTTATGATGAAGCGATAAGCCAACTGCATGCGACTCCACCTCATTGGCCTGTACCGACACGCGATGTGAGTGAAATTCGCTTATCACTTAAATATAAGCCCAACAAAACCACTAAAAAGTTGTTGAGCAAAACCGCGGTACTTAACGTGGACATCATCGATTATCCGGGGGAGTGGCTGCTTGACTTACCTTTGCTGGATATGGACTTCACCACATGGTCGAAAACGCAGTTGAATGCACTTAAAGGACAGCGTCACGAGTTGGCTAAAGCGTGGCTTGCTGAACTGGAAAGCCTCAATCTTAATGAGAGTGTCAATGAAAAGCAGCTTGAGAGTATTGCTCATACGTACACAGAATACCTTCATGCATGTAAAGCGGCAGGACTGCATTGGGTACAACCGGGTAGGTTTGTATTACCTGGTGAGCTTGCTGGTGCGCCGGTACTGCAATTTTTCCCCTGTGTGCTTGAAGATGAAGCTAAACCAGCTAAAGGAAGTAACTTAGCGATGCTTGAAGCACGTTTTCAGGAATATCAGCAAAAAGTGGTTAAGGCATTTTATAAGCATCACTTTGCGACTTTTGACCGTCAGATCGTGCTGGTGGACTGTTTACAGCCTTTAAATGCTGGAGACGAGGCGTTTCATGATATGCGTCAGGCGCTGGAGCAAATCATGCACAGTTTCCGCTACGGACGCAGCAGTTTTTTGCGCAGGCTGTTCTCGCCGAAAATCGACAAAGTACTTTTCGCTGCGACCAAAGCGGATCATGTAACGCCTGAACAGCACCCCAATTTAGTTTCTCTGCTTCAGCAAATTGTACATCCTGCCTGGCAAACCGCAGCGTATGAAAATATTGAGATGAGCTGTATGAGCATTGCCTCAATTCAGGCAACGACGCCGGGGTTCATCGCCTCTGGTGATAAAACAATTCCTGCGTTGCAAGGTACAACACTTGATGGCGAACCAATGACGATGTTCCCGGGAGAGGTGCCGAAAAAATTACCGAGCGCTGCGTTTTGGCAAAGCAGTGGTTTTGATTTTACCTCTTTCCGTCCAATACCCTCGGCCAATGATGAGCCAATGAACCACATACGTTTAGACAAAGCACTGGATTACCTGATCGGAGATAAGTTGAAATGA
- a CDS encoding TIGR01620 family protein, translating to MSEFKQKQVFSDDGLKKEQDIELEELTAQKAFSEEETFVPVKVQEEEPETEQELELEHVIRPKPGRKWLATGMLATFTGLIGWQAVDSIVTAVQTSDWLALGWTGFISTIALFGVGALSKELWKLRKLRNHFSIQEESELLLHSDSVGKGEAFCEKVAAQSGILAENPGFDRWKNSINPAHSDAEILDMYDSMVVSQQDKLATKIVSQHATECAALVAVSPLAIADMLLVAWRNFKMLDNLSKIYGIELGYASRIQLLKSVFVNMAAAGASELAVHASMDLMSMDLAGKVSARAGQGLGVGIMTARLGLKAMALLRPLPWNPERQVKLGTIRKAVAAKVASITMKR from the coding sequence ATGAGTGAATTTAAACAGAAGCAAGTATTCTCCGATGATGGTTTAAAGAAAGAGCAAGACATCGAGTTGGAGGAACTGACGGCTCAGAAAGCTTTTAGCGAAGAAGAAACTTTCGTTCCCGTTAAGGTGCAGGAAGAAGAGCCTGAAACCGAGCAGGAGTTGGAGCTTGAGCATGTTATTCGTCCGAAACCTGGTCGAAAGTGGTTAGCAACGGGCATGCTGGCAACATTTACGGGTCTTATCGGCTGGCAGGCGGTGGATTCGATCGTTACTGCAGTGCAAACATCCGACTGGCTGGCATTAGGCTGGACAGGTTTTATCTCGACCATCGCGCTGTTTGGTGTCGGAGCACTGAGCAAAGAGTTGTGGAAGCTTCGTAAACTTAGAAATCACTTCAGTATTCAGGAAGAAAGCGAGCTGCTGTTACACAGCGACAGTGTCGGAAAAGGTGAAGCGTTTTGTGAAAAGGTGGCGGCGCAGAGCGGTATTTTAGCGGAGAATCCAGGTTTTGACCGCTGGAAAAACAGCATCAACCCAGCTCATAGCGATGCGGAAATTCTGGATATGTACGACTCGATGGTCGTTAGTCAGCAAGACAAACTCGCAACTAAAATCGTATCTCAGCATGCTACTGAGTGTGCTGCATTAGTGGCTGTTAGTCCTCTCGCGATTGCAGATATGCTGTTGGTTGCGTGGCGCAATTTCAAGATGCTCGATAACCTGTCAAAAATTTATGGTATTGAGCTAGGCTATGCATCGCGGATTCAATTACTTAAATCGGTATTTGTCAATATGGCGGCCGCTGGAGCCAGTGAGTTGGCGGTTCATGCAAGTATGGATTTGATGTCTATGGATCTTGCCGGAAAAGTATCAGCACGGGCAGGGCAGGGGCTTGGAGTCGGCATTATGACTGCGCGCTTAGGTTTAAAAGCGATGGCGCTGCTGCGTCCGCTCCCTTGGAATCCTGAGCGTCAGGTCAAACTGGGAACCATTCGTAAAGCGGTAGCGGCGAAAGTTGCATCAATCACGATGAAACGTTAA